A stretch of DNA from Microvirgula aerodenitrificans DSM 15089:
TCGCCCGAGCCTCGAAAGAGAGCGGACGGCGATCATGGGTCTTGCCGCGAAAAGTCTGTGCTTTCCGTCGCGTGCCACGGCCTGTCGGCCAAGTCTGTTGACACGCGCCCCCGCTGTGCTGCCGCGGGCCGGCTACTCCCCCAGGACTGGGTGCCCGGCAGAACCGGGCGAGAAGAGCGCGCATTCTAGCGGCAGGGTGCGGGCGGCGTAAAGCCCCCGGCCGGCGATGCCGCGCGAAGCTTGCCGGGCGTGGCTGCCGCATGCCTATAATCCCGAGTAAATAAGTCGGAATTCATTGCACAGGAGTTCATGCGTCATGGCCAGATATTCGCTCGACAAAGACAAGATCCGCATCGTCCTGCTCGAAGGCGTGCACCAGAACGCGGTCGACGCGTTGCTGGCGGATGGCTACACCAATATCGTGCGTCATGCCAAGTCGCTGTCCGGCGACGCGCTGGCGGAAGCGGTCGCCGATGCACACATGGTCGGCATCCGTTCGCGTACCCAGCTGACCGACGCCGTTTTCGGTTCGGCGAAAAAGCTGATGGCGGTTGGCTGCTTCTGCATCGGCACCAACCAGGTCGATCTGGACGCCGCCGCCAGGCGTGGTGTCCCGGTGTTCAATGCCCCGTTCTCCAACACCCGCTCGGTGGCGGAACTGGTGATCGCGGAAACCATCATGCTGATGCGCGGCATTCCCGAGCGCAGCGCGCTGGCGCATCGCGGCGGCTGGCTGAAATCGGCCGATGGCAGTTACGAGGTGCGCGGCAAGACGCTGGGCATCATCGGCTACGGCCATATCGGCACCCAGACCGGCATCCTGGCCGAGAGCCTCGGCATGCGGGTGATCTACCATGATGTCGAAACCAAGCTGCCGCTGGGCAATGCGCAGCCGGCTGCATCGCTGGCGGCACTGCTGGCGGCGGCCGACGTGGTCACGCTGCACGTGCCGGAAACCCGCGAAACGCAGAACATGATCGGTGCGCCCGAACTGGCGGCGATGAAGGCCGGCGCCAAGCTGATCAATGCCTCGCGCGGCACGGTAGTCGACATCGATGCGCTGGCGGCGGCACTCAATGCCGGTCACCTGTCCGGTGCGGCGATCGATGTGTTCCCGGCCGAGCCGAAGGGCAATGACGACGAATTCCTCAGTCCGCTGCGCGGACTCGACAACGTGATCCTGACTCCGCATATCGGCGGCAGCACGGTCGAGGCGCAGGCCAATATCGGCGCCGAAGTTGCTGCCAAGCTGATCCGCTACTCGAACAACGGCTCGACGCTGAGCGCGGTGAACTTCCCGGAGGCATCGCTGCCGGCGCATCCGGGCACCGCGCGGCTGCTGCATATCCACGAGAACCAGCCCGGCGTGCTGGCCGCCATCAACGAGACCTTCGGCCGGCTGGGCATCAATATCTCGGCCCAGTACCTGCAAACCACGCCGACGCTCGGCTATGTCGTCATCGACACCGACAGCCCGGCGCCGGAAGCGGCGGTCGAGGCACTGTCGGCGGTGCCGGGCACCATCCGCTGCCGGGTGGTGTACTGACCGCGTCGTGACCGGTGCATGAACAGACGCCCCCGTGATGAACGGGGGCGTTCTGGACTGACCATCACCCCTTGCCTGAGAAGACCGGACGAGCGAAGCGAGGTTTCCCCGCGGCGGCGGGGACGGAAGGGGCAGGGCTCAATCAGGCAGACTGCCGTGCCCATGACGGATTCTGTCAGTCGGGCGTGCACCGACGCCACTGCAACCGTCGGTGCCCACCTTTAATCAGCAGTCAGACCGTCCATAGACCTTGCCCGCAAAGAACGGACGAGCGAAGCGAGGTTTCCCCGCGGCGGCGGGGACGGAAGGGGCAGGGCTCAATCAGGCAGACTGCCGTGCCCATGACGGATTCTGTCAGTCGGGCGTGCACCGACGCCACTGCAACCGTCGGTGCCCACCTTTGCCTGCAGTCTGCTCAGTGCCGGGTCGGGCTGGCCGGCTCGATCGGGTCCTGCGGACCGGCGAACAGCTCGGCGGCATCGTCTTCGTCGAACACGTATTTCTGCTGACAGAATTCGCAGGCGATCTCGACGCTGCCCTGTTCGGACAGGATGCTCTCGACCTCGTCGCGGCCGATCATGCGCAGCATGCCGCCGACGCGCTCGCGACTGCAGCTGCACTGGAAGGCCACGCTTTCGGCGTCGAAGGCGCGGATGACTTCCTGGTGGAACAGGCGATACAGGATGTCATCGGCCGACAGCGTCAGCAGTTCTTCCTGTTTCAGCGTGGCGGCCAGTTCGCGCGCACGCGGCCAGTCATCCTCGTCACCGCTGCTGCCCGGCAGTTTCTGCAGCAGCATGCCGGCGGCGCAATCACCGTCGGCAGCCAGCATGATCAGCGTGTCGAGCTGTTCCGAGCGTTCCATGTAGTGCGTCAGCAGGCTGGCGACGCTGCCGCCTTCCAGTGCGACAATGCCCTGGTAAGGCTCGGCGCCGGCCTGTTTCGGATCGAGGGTGATCACGCACTGCCCCTGGCCGGTCAGGGTGGCGAGGTCGGCATCGGCCGGCAACTCGCCATCCCAGCGTGCGGTCGCGCGCAGGGTGCGCGTGGCCGCATTGACTTCCACCACCAGCAGTCGCAGTGCTCCCTGACCCTGGATCTGCAGGATCAGCTGGCCGTCGAATTTCAGGTTGGCGGCCAGCAGGATGCCGGCGGCGGCCAGTTCGCCCAGGCGGTCGCGCAGCACCGGCGGGTAGTCGTGGCGGGCGTTGATCTCGCGCCAGCTGTCGTCCAGGCGCACCAGTGCGCCCCGGACCGGTGCCTCGTCGAACAGGAAGCGTTGCAGCGTGTCTTTTTTCATGTCGGAATCGTCTCCGTTTCGGTGTCGGTACCGGTGCTCAGCCGGGCGGTATAGAGGGTCATCGGCAGTGCCGAGCCGACGTCGAATTCGCAGCCGGCCCTGACGCCGAGCTGGGCGAGATCGGCGGCACCGCTGGCGCTGTCGAAGCCGGCGTACATGGCGCCGATGGCAAAATCGCGCCCCGAGCCGATGGC
This window harbors:
- the hslO gene encoding Hsp33 family molecular chaperone HslO is translated as MKKDTLQRFLFDEAPVRGALVRLDDSWREINARHDYPPVLRDRLGELAAAGILLAANLKFDGQLILQIQGQGALRLLVVEVNAATRTLRATARWDGELPADADLATLTGQGQCVITLDPKQAGAEPYQGIVALEGGSVASLLTHYMERSEQLDTLIMLAADGDCAAGMLLQKLPGSSGDEDDWPRARELAATLKQEELLTLSADDILYRLFHQEVIRAFDAESVAFQCSCSRERVGGMLRMIGRDEVESILSEQGSVEIACEFCQQKYVFDEDDAAELFAGPQDPIEPASPTRH
- the serA gene encoding phosphoglycerate dehydrogenase → MARYSLDKDKIRIVLLEGVHQNAVDALLADGYTNIVRHAKSLSGDALAEAVADAHMVGIRSRTQLTDAVFGSAKKLMAVGCFCIGTNQVDLDAAARRGVPVFNAPFSNTRSVAELVIAETIMLMRGIPERSALAHRGGWLKSADGSYEVRGKTLGIIGYGHIGTQTGILAESLGMRVIYHDVETKLPLGNAQPAASLAALLAAADVVTLHVPETRETQNMIGAPELAAMKAGAKLINASRGTVVDIDALAAALNAGHLSGAAIDVFPAEPKGNDDEFLSPLRGLDNVILTPHIGGSTVEAQANIGAEVAAKLIRYSNNGSTLSAVNFPEASLPAHPGTARLLHIHENQPGVLAAINETFGRLGINISAQYLQTTPTLGYVVIDTDSPAPEAAVEALSAVPGTIRCRVVY